One window of Alosa sapidissima isolate fAloSap1 chromosome 21, fAloSap1.pri, whole genome shotgun sequence genomic DNA carries:
- the LOC121696027 gene encoding cell wall protein DAN4-like — protein MGYLALYTCLLLFVIECALSDVTPTILSVSGNTTDTNSSLPTAGVNMSTQYVSNSGDGSNNTTTVHETGTVTTTAQVNTTTCPTNNAGPGIPGATSRSTTATTQPMSRNTTHSTNMTSVSTNHSSTYKPGIEKPLHSGTAAWLGFLNTVLGAVLFVLLCNQ, from the exons ATGGGATACTTGGCTCTCTACACCTGTCTGCTCCTTTTCGTCATAGAG TGCGCACTCAGTGATGTTACGCCCACAATTTTGTCTGTGAGTGGCAACACAACCGACACAAATTCCAGCCTGCCAACAGCGGGCGTGAACATGAGCACCCAGTACGTCAGTAACTCAGGCGATGGCTCCAACAACACGACCACAGTGCACGAAACTGGAACAGTGACAACCACAGCTCAAGTAAACACGACGACCTGCCCGACCAACAATGCTGGCCCTGGCATTCCTGGAGCGACCAGTAGAAGCACCACTGCAACCACCCAGCCAATGTCAAGAAATACCACCCATTCCACCAACATGACCTCAGTTTCAACCAACCACAGCAGCACCTACAAGCCTGGAATAGAAAAGCCCTTACATAGTGGAACTGCAGCCTGGCTGGGTTTCCTCAACACAGTCCTTGGGGCTGTCCTTTTTGTGTTGCTTTGCAATCAGTAG